From one Cyanobacterium stanieri PCC 7202 genomic stretch:
- a CDS encoding heat shock protein DnaJ domain protein (PFAM: Protein of unknown function (DUF3353)~KEGG: cyc:PCC7424_1533 heat shock protein DnaJ domain protein~SPTR: Heat shock protein DnaJ domain protein), with protein MSDLSPYDTLGVTESASFEEIQIAKENLLKENEGDSQIRERIEIAYDAIIMDRLRLRQEGKIKVPEQIRFPEKVVDTKKSPISFNYSNSKDKSPRWLSDFIDQPSIQELSISGVIFLTLILLSVFSQDFAILPLLLTFGVGTTFFFVFRKSKSFWRAVGVSFFAFILGLSGSTLVATLVTNAGLNLGFTEDQFVCLFTFSLMWLAANFTR; from the coding sequence ATGAGTGATTTGAGTCCTTATGATACCCTTGGAGTAACTGAGTCAGCGTCTTTTGAGGAGATACAGATTGCGAAAGAAAACTTGTTAAAGGAAAATGAGGGTGATTCTCAAATCAGGGAAAGGATTGAAATTGCTTATGATGCGATTATCATGGATCGATTAAGGTTAAGGCAGGAGGGTAAGATAAAAGTCCCTGAACAAATTCGATTTCCAGAGAAAGTTGTTGATACTAAAAAATCTCCTATTTCTTTTAATTATTCAAATAGTAAGGATAAATCTCCTCGTTGGTTAAGTGATTTTATTGATCAGCCTTCAATACAAGAGTTGAGTATTAGTGGTGTAATTTTTTTGACTTTAATCTTACTGAGTGTGTTTAGTCAAGATTTTGCCATATTACCTTTATTGTTAACTTTTGGGGTTGGGACTACTTTCTTTTTTGTTTTTCGGAAAAGTAAGTCTTTTTGGCGTGCAGTGGGGGTGAGCTTTTTTGCTTTTATTTTGGGTCTTTCTGGTAGTACTCTTGTGGCAACTTTGGTCACTAATGCTGGACTAAATCTGGGTTTTACTGAGGATCAATTTGTTTGTTTGTTCACTTTTTCTTTGATGTGGTTAGCTGCTAATTTTACTCGTTAA
- a CDS encoding two component transcriptional regulator, winged helix family (PFAM: Response regulator receiver domain; Transcriptional regulatory protein, C terminal~COGs: COG0745 Response regulators consisting of a CheY-like receiver domain and a winged-helix DNA-binding domain~InterPro IPR001789:IPR001867~KEGG: ana:alr3260 two-component response regulator~PFAM: response regulator receiver; transcriptional regulator domain-containing protein~SMART: response regulator receiver~SPTR: Two-component response regulator), whose product MTATPPKILIVDDDVNIGNLISRFLQKKDYLVEYANDGKTAIEIFGQFKPDLVILDINLPDILGYNLCTEMQNTSDVFVLMLTSRTDLEDKKKGFITGADDYITKPFDLEELEFRVQAILKRQRTIKSCDENVITVDQLVINPETREVKVNDQIINLTTLEFDLLYFLANNPGKVWRREDLVTNVWDNNPIGDNRVVDVHIGQIRRKIEKDSNNPNLILTVRGVGYKFDI is encoded by the coding sequence ATGACTGCAACTCCTCCTAAAATTTTGATTGTTGATGATGATGTTAATATTGGAAATCTAATTAGTCGCTTTTTACAAAAAAAAGACTATTTAGTGGAATATGCTAACGATGGTAAAACTGCCATCGAAATTTTTGGTCAGTTTAAGCCAGATTTAGTCATTTTAGACATTAATTTACCAGATATTCTCGGCTATAATCTTTGTACCGAAATGCAGAATACCAGCGATGTTTTTGTCTTGATGTTAACAAGTCGTACGGATTTAGAAGACAAAAAAAAAGGTTTTATTACAGGGGCAGACGATTATATAACTAAACCCTTTGACTTAGAAGAGTTAGAATTTCGAGTTCAAGCTATTTTAAAAAGACAAAGAACTATCAAATCTTGCGATGAAAATGTGATAACGGTCGATCAACTTGTAATTAATCCAGAGACTAGAGAGGTAAAAGTAAACGATCAAATTATTAATTTAACGACCCTAGAATTTGATTTACTGTATTTCTTGGCCAATAATCCAGGAAAAGTGTGGCGTAGAGAAGATTTAGTAACCAATGTTTGGGATAATAATCCCATCGGCGATAACAGAGTTGTAGATGTTCACATCGGGCAAATCAGGAGAAAGATAGAAAAAGATAGTAATAATCCCAATCTTATTTTAACTGTGCGAGGAGTTGGCTATAAATTTGATATTTAG
- a CDS encoding Phospho-N-acetylmuramoyl-pentapeptide-transferase (PFAM: Glycosyl transferase family 4; Phospho-N-acetylmuramoyl-pentapeptide-transferase signature 1~TIGRFAM: phospho-N-acetylmuramoyl-pentapeptide-transferase~COGs: COG0472 UDP-N-acetylmuramyl pentapeptide phosphotransferase/UDP-N- acetylglucosamine-1-phosphate transferase~InterPro IPR003524:IPR018480:IPR018481~KEGG: cyt:cce_0912 phospho-N-acetylmuramoyl-pentapeptide-transferase~PFAM: Glycosyl transferase, family 4, conserved region; Phospho-N-acetylmuramoyl-pentapeptide transferase, conserved site~SPTR:Phospho-N-acetylmuramoyl-pentapeptide-transfer ase;~TIGRFAM:phospho-N-acetylmuramoyl-pentapeptide-trans ferase) — MQTNSKFTNSLTNPTGVTLLILLTCGLGAIALSFLNIKQINPFLSSFIITGALGYIVVPQLQRIKASQIIQEDGPATHLKKAGTPTMGGIFFIPTAIIIGLIFTNFSSNAIAVALVTFAYAFIGWVDDWQILRKKTNLGLTAKQKLALQILFAVLFCVWMASSQPPEITSVILPFNIILPLGFFFWFLATFVIVAESNATNLTDGVDGLAGGTSAIAFLGIGILVSNTHPDLLIFSLAISGACLGFVLHNRNKASVFMGDTGSLALGASLSAIGILSQNLWALFIISLLFFLESISVIAQVTYYKATKDENGKGKRLLKMAPIHHHLELSGWTETQIVGIFYLINTILILITIYSY; from the coding sequence ATGCAAACTAATTCTAAATTTACTAATTCCCTCACTAATCCTACAGGAGTAACTTTACTTATTCTCTTAACTTGCGGATTAGGTGCGATCGCCCTTAGCTTTTTAAATATTAAACAAATTAATCCCTTTCTATCTTCTTTTATTATCACAGGAGCATTAGGTTATATAGTAGTGCCTCAACTACAAAGAATCAAAGCTAGTCAAATCATCCAAGAAGATGGTCCTGCTACCCACCTCAAAAAAGCTGGAACCCCCACCATGGGAGGTATTTTTTTTATTCCCACCGCCATCATTATCGGTTTAATTTTTACCAACTTTTCTAGTAATGCCATCGCCGTCGCCTTAGTTACTTTTGCCTATGCTTTTATTGGTTGGGTAGATGATTGGCAAATTTTACGAAAAAAAACCAATCTCGGTTTAACAGCCAAGCAAAAACTCGCCCTCCAAATTCTTTTTGCCGTTTTATTCTGTGTTTGGATGGCAAGCAGTCAACCCCCAGAAATTACCAGCGTCATCCTGCCCTTTAATATAATTTTGCCCCTTGGTTTCTTCTTCTGGTTTCTAGCCACCTTTGTTATCGTCGCCGAAAGTAACGCCACAAACCTCACCGATGGAGTCGATGGTTTGGCAGGAGGAACCAGTGCGATCGCCTTTCTAGGTATCGGTATATTAGTAAGTAATACTCACCCCGACTTACTCATTTTTTCCCTCGCCATTAGTGGTGCTTGTCTAGGGTTTGTTCTCCATAACCGTAACAAAGCCTCTGTATTTATGGGTGATACAGGTTCCCTTGCCCTCGGTGCCAGTCTAAGTGCGATCGGAATCTTAAGCCAAAATCTCTGGGCATTATTCATTATTAGCCTTCTTTTCTTCCTCGAATCCATCTCCGTCATTGCCCAAGTCACTTACTATAAAGCCACCAAAGACGAAAATGGAAAAGGAAAAAGACTCCTCAAAATGGCGCCCATCCACCACCATCTCGAACTAAGCGGCTGGACAGAAACCCAAATAGTCGGCATTTTTTATCTAATTAACACCATTCTTATCCTAATCACCATCTATTCATATTAG
- a CDS encoding RNAse Z (TIGRFAM: ribonuclease Z~COGs: COG1234 Metal-dependent hydrolase of the beta-lactamase superfamily III~InterPro IPR013471~KEGG: ribonuclease Z~SPTR: Ribonuclease Z;~TIGRFAM: ribonuclease Z), giving the protein MEVTFLGTSSGVPTRSRNVSSVALRLTQRGEIWLFDCGEGTQHQILRSDLKTSQLKKIFVTHMHGDHIFGLMGLLASCGLGAHAENVEVYGPPGLDAYLKACMKYSQTYFPYGVHFKTVSPGVIYEDDEYIVSTEMLKHRVTAFGYRVSEKDKAGKFDVEKAKKLGIPSGPIYGKLKKGETITLDDGRTINGSQLCGPTEIGRKFVYCTDTVFCESAIALSEDADVLIHEATFAHQDAQMAFERMHSTTTMAAQVALAAQVKKLIMTHFSPRYAPGNALQLNDLLKEAQAIFPETILAHDFLSYEIPRRI; this is encoded by the coding sequence GTGGAAGTAACTTTTTTAGGTACTAGTTCAGGAGTACCCACCAGATCGAGAAATGTATCCAGCGTGGCACTTAGACTAACCCAAAGGGGAGAAATTTGGCTATTTGACTGCGGGGAAGGTACTCAACATCAGATTTTACGCAGTGATTTAAAAACCTCCCAACTAAAAAAAATCTTCGTTACCCACATGCACGGGGATCATATTTTTGGTTTGATGGGATTACTGGCTAGTTGTGGTTTGGGTGCCCATGCGGAAAATGTGGAAGTTTATGGTCCCCCCGGATTAGATGCTTATTTAAAAGCCTGTATGAAATATTCCCAGACTTATTTCCCTTATGGTGTGCATTTTAAAACCGTTTCCCCTGGGGTAATTTATGAAGATGATGAGTATATAGTTAGTACGGAAATGTTAAAACATCGTGTCACTGCCTTTGGTTATCGTGTCAGTGAAAAAGATAAGGCGGGTAAATTTGATGTGGAAAAGGCGAAAAAGTTGGGGATTCCCAGTGGCCCTATATATGGAAAGTTGAAAAAGGGTGAAACCATTACCCTTGATGATGGACGTACCATTAATGGTTCTCAATTATGTGGTCCTACGGAAATCGGGCGTAAATTTGTTTATTGTACAGATACTGTATTTTGTGAAAGTGCGATCGCCCTTAGTGAAGATGCCGACGTACTAATCCACGAAGCCACCTTCGCCCACCAAGACGCTCAAATGGCCTTTGAAAGGATGCACTCCACCACCACCATGGCGGCTCAAGTCGCCCTTGCCGCTCAGGTCAAAAAACTCATTATGACCCACTTTAGCCCCCGCTATGCCCCTGGGAACGCCCTTCAGTTGAATGATTTACTCAAGGAGGCTCAGGCAATTTTCCCCGAAACCATCCTCGCCCATGATTTTCTTAGTTATGAAATACCGAGACGAATATAA
- a CDS encoding potassium uptake protein, TrkH family (PFAM: Cation transport protein~TIGRFAM: potassium uptake protein, TrkH family~COGs: COG0168 Trk-type K+ transport systems membrane components~InterPro IPR004772:IPR003445~KEGG: cyt:cce_0390 K+ transporter~PFAM: cation transporter~PRIAM: H(+)-transporting two-sector ATPase~SPTR: Probable K+ transporter;~TIGRFAM: potassium uptake protein, TrkH family), giving the protein MTIARTICLGFLAVIAVGTLLLSLPFSSVEPGWSSFTTALFTSTSAVCVTGLIVVDTGSYYTFWGQLFILCLIQVGGLGYMTTTTFLILLIGRKFDFREKLAIKESFDRPFLHGSKNLLKSVFATTIALETLGSIVLFFIFQQDYGNRESLWLAVFHSISAWNNAGFSLFADSLTGYQTSIPLNTIICFLIVFGGIGYQVIIEFYLWLKEKLDTSSKREYRFSLNFKVVTSTTIFLLIFGTVAFFVTEYNNLLAEYSLNQKILLAWFQSVTTRTAGFNSVDLGAMTIASLFLTIGFMFVGGSPSGTAGGIKTTTLRILYESTKAVLQGKQEVITYEREVPPSLILKAMAVVFGSTITVLVVTFSISFLHSNFNFINIFFEVVSAFATVGLSTGITSDLSQLAQLLIILTMYLGRVGVLLFMSAILGDPRPTRIHYPEENLLIG; this is encoded by the coding sequence ATGACCATTGCGCGTACTATTTGCCTTGGATTTTTAGCGGTGATTGCTGTGGGTACATTATTATTGTCACTTCCATTTTCCAGTGTTGAACCGGGGTGGAGTAGTTTTACCACCGCACTATTTACTTCCACTTCTGCGGTGTGTGTGACAGGTTTAATCGTTGTGGATACGGGCAGTTATTACACTTTTTGGGGGCAATTATTTATTTTGTGCCTCATCCAAGTGGGAGGTTTAGGATACATGACAACCACCACTTTTTTAATACTACTCATCGGCAGAAAGTTTGATTTTCGGGAAAAGTTGGCTATTAAAGAATCTTTTGATCGACCTTTTTTGCATGGTAGTAAAAATCTCCTTAAATCAGTATTTGCCACTACTATAGCCCTAGAAACTTTAGGCAGTATCGTTTTATTTTTTATCTTTCAGCAAGACTACGGTAATCGGGAGAGTCTTTGGTTAGCAGTTTTTCATAGTATTAGTGCTTGGAATAATGCGGGGTTTAGTTTATTCGCCGATAGCCTAACTGGTTATCAGACTTCTATTCCTTTAAATACTATTATCTGTTTCTTAATTGTTTTTGGGGGTATTGGTTATCAGGTAATTATCGAATTTTATTTATGGCTAAAGGAAAAATTAGACACTTCTAGTAAACGAGAATACCGCTTTTCTCTCAATTTTAAGGTTGTTACCAGTACCACCATCTTTTTACTAATTTTTGGCACAGTGGCATTTTTTGTCACTGAATACAATAATTTACTGGCAGAATATAGCCTGAATCAGAAAATTCTCTTAGCTTGGTTTCAATCTGTAACTACCCGTACCGCAGGATTTAACTCCGTTGATTTAGGGGCGATGACCATTGCTAGTTTATTCCTTACCATTGGCTTTATGTTTGTAGGAGGAAGCCCCAGTGGTACGGCAGGAGGGATAAAAACGACGACTCTACGCATTCTATACGAAAGTACCAAGGCTGTGCTACAAGGGAAACAAGAAGTGATCACCTATGAGAGGGAAGTTCCTCCATCTCTAATTTTGAAGGCTATGGCGGTGGTGTTTGGTTCTACTATTACTGTGTTGGTGGTTACTTTTAGTATTTCTTTTCTTCATTCCAATTTCAACTTTATCAATATTTTCTTTGAAGTTGTTTCGGCTTTTGCAACGGTAGGGCTTTCTACGGGCATTACATCCGATCTTTCCCAGTTGGCACAATTGCTGATTATTTTGACGATGTATCTTGGGCGAGTTGGAGTATTATTATTTATGTCAGCTATTTTGGGAGATCCTCGTCCTACCCGCATTCATTATCCAGAAGAAAATCTTTTAATCGGTTAA
- a CDS encoding TrkA-N domain protein (PFAM: TrkA-N domain; TrkA-C domain~COGs: COG0569 K+ transport systems NAD-binding component~InterPro IPR003148:IPR006037~KEGG: cyh:Cyan8802_4091 TrkA-N domain protein~PFAM: TrkA-N domain protein; TrkA-C domain protein~SPTR: TrkA-N domain protein) yields MASNQPNSSSKGDRPKGIFSLDISSLKFLTNLRKESRQFAVIGLGRFGRAVCETLYNMGYEVLGTDVDEKLVAQALTDKITSSAIQLDCTEVSALREAGIFELDTVIVAIGNYLEESIITTLNVKEGGVKYVVAKASSSTHGKLLKKVGADLVVYPEHEAGCELAYTLTKPGILDRFELDPDNSIVEVSIPEEFDGKTLAEIKIRSRFGLNVLAVGNDDKFVINPPPQFVLQKGLSMVVIGSNKDINRLEVDQ; encoded by the coding sequence ATGGCATCCAATCAACCTAATTCTAGTAGTAAGGGCGATCGCCCCAAGGGCATTTTTAGTCTCGATATTAGTTCCCTTAAATTCCTAACCAACTTACGCAAGGAAAGTCGTCAGTTTGCAGTGATTGGTTTAGGGCGATTTGGTCGGGCAGTATGTGAAACCCTCTACAATATGGGTTATGAGGTATTGGGTACAGATGTGGATGAAAAATTAGTCGCCCAAGCCCTGACTGACAAAATCACCTCTAGCGCCATCCAACTTGATTGTACCGAAGTAAGTGCCTTACGGGAAGCTGGTATTTTTGAATTAGATACAGTTATAGTGGCGATCGGTAATTATTTAGAAGAAAGCATTATTACCACCCTCAATGTTAAGGAAGGAGGAGTAAAATATGTAGTTGCCAAAGCATCCTCTAGTACCCATGGCAAATTATTAAAAAAAGTCGGGGCTGACTTGGTAGTATATCCAGAACACGAGGCAGGATGTGAATTAGCTTACACCCTAACCAAACCGGGCATTTTAGATCGTTTTGAATTAGATCCTGATAACAGTATTGTAGAGGTTTCCATCCCCGAAGAATTTGACGGTAAAACCTTGGCAGAGATCAAGATTCGCAGTCGTTTTGGTTTAAATGTCTTAGCCGTGGGCAACGATGATAAATTTGTGATTAACCCCCCTCCTCAGTTTGTCCTCCAAAAGGGTTTATCCATGGTGGTAATTGGTTCCAATAAAGATATAAACAGGTTAGAAGTGGATCAGTAA
- a CDS encoding glucose-6-phosphate 1-dehydrogenase (PFAM: Glucose-6-phosphate dehydrogenase, C-terminal domain; Glucose-6-phosphate dehydrogenase, NAD binding domain~TIGRFAM: glucose-6-phosphate 1-dehydrogenase~COGs: COG0364 Glucose-6-phosphate 1-dehydrogenase~InterPro IPR001282:IPR019796~KEGG: mar:MAE_43640 glucose-6-phosphate 1-dehydrogenase~PFAM: glucose-6-phosphate dehydrogenase~PRIAM: Glucose-6-phosphate dehydrogenase~SPTR: Glucose-6-phosphate 1-dehydrogenase;~TIGRFAM: glucose-6-phosphate 1-dehydrogenase), whose product MVTLQENPLRAGLKQAKTPEPLILTIFGASGDLTQRKLVPALYQLKKEGRLPGEMTIVGVARREWSHDYFREQMRQGIEEFSDGIANEELWNDFAEGLYYCPGNMDEPESYDKLKNFLEELDGKRGTRGNRVFYLAVSPQFFPPAIKQLGAAGMLKDPLKHRLVIEKPFGKDLSSAQVLNRIVQKVCREEQIYRIDHYLGKETVQNLMVFRFANAIFEPLWNRNYVDNIQITVAETVGVEERAGYYESAGALRDMVQNHLLQLFCLTAMEAPNGINADSIRGEKVKVLQSTRLADIKNLEKSAIRGQYTAGWMKGKPVPGYREESGVSPESTTPTFVALKLMIDNWRWQGVPFYLRTGKRLPKKVSEIAIQFKNVPLTIFPSAAQQTNPNILALRIQPNEGISLRFEAKVPGAELRTRTVDMDFSYGSSFGVATADAYHRLLLDCMLGDQTLFTRADEVEEAWRIVTPALTAWDAPSAPDSVPFYEAGTWQPPEAEFLLNRDGRRWRRL is encoded by the coding sequence ATGGTTACACTACAAGAAAACCCCTTAAGAGCGGGTTTAAAACAAGCTAAAACTCCAGAGCCTCTTATTCTGACAATTTTCGGGGCTTCAGGAGACTTGACCCAAAGAAAATTAGTACCTGCCTTATATCAATTAAAAAAAGAGGGTAGATTACCGGGTGAGATGACCATTGTTGGAGTGGCACGACGGGAATGGAGTCATGATTATTTCCGTGAGCAAATGCGACAAGGCATTGAGGAGTTTTCCGATGGCATTGCCAATGAGGAATTATGGAATGATTTTGCCGAGGGTTTATATTACTGCCCTGGTAATATGGATGAGCCTGAAAGTTATGATAAATTGAAGAATTTTCTGGAGGAGTTGGACGGCAAAAGAGGAACTAGGGGAAACAGAGTCTTTTATTTGGCAGTATCACCCCAATTTTTTCCCCCTGCCATCAAGCAATTGGGCGCCGCAGGGATGTTAAAAGATCCCCTAAAACATCGTTTAGTGATTGAAAAGCCCTTTGGAAAAGACTTGAGCAGTGCGCAGGTGTTGAACCGCATTGTCCAGAAAGTCTGTCGAGAGGAACAAATATACCGCATTGATCATTATCTTGGTAAGGAGACGGTGCAAAATTTGATGGTGTTTAGGTTTGCTAATGCCATTTTTGAGCCGTTATGGAATCGTAATTATGTGGATAATATTCAAATCACCGTGGCGGAAACCGTTGGGGTAGAAGAAAGGGCAGGTTATTATGAGTCAGCAGGGGCGCTGCGGGATATGGTGCAAAATCACCTCTTACAGTTATTCTGTTTAACAGCTATGGAAGCGCCCAACGGTATTAATGCCGATAGCATTAGGGGAGAAAAGGTGAAGGTTTTACAATCTACCCGCCTAGCTGATATTAAAAATTTGGAAAAAAGTGCCATTCGGGGACAATACACCGCAGGATGGATGAAAGGAAAACCCGTGCCGGGTTATCGGGAAGAGAGTGGGGTTAGTCCTGAATCCACTACTCCTACTTTTGTGGCATTAAAATTGATGATTGATAATTGGCGTTGGCAGGGTGTGCCTTTTTACCTACGTACAGGAAAACGTTTACCGAAAAAGGTTTCTGAGATTGCCATTCAGTTTAAAAATGTACCTCTAACTATTTTCCCCTCGGCGGCACAACAAACCAACCCGAATATTTTGGCATTGAGGATTCAGCCTAATGAAGGTATTTCCCTACGCTTTGAGGCGAAGGTGCCGGGGGCAGAATTACGCACCCGTACGGTGGATATGGATTTTAGTTATGGTTCTTCTTTTGGGGTGGCGACGGCGGATGCCTATCATCGTCTGTTATTAGATTGTATGTTAGGGGATCAAACTTTGTTTACCCGTGCCGATGAGGTGGAAGAGGCTTGGCGGATTGTTACCCCTGCGCTGACGGCTTGGGATGCTCCTTCTGCTCCTGATTCGGTGCCTTTTTATGAGGCGGGTACATGGCAACCTCCCGAGGCGGAATTTTTACTTAACCGTGATGGCAGAAGATGGCGCCGTTTGTAA
- a CDS encoding OpcA protein (PFAM: Glucose-6-phosphate dehydrogenase subunit; Putative peptidoglycan binding domain~TIGRFAM: opcA protein~COGs: COG3429 Glucose-6-P dehydrogenase subunit~InterPro IPR004555:IPR002477:IPR019297~KEGG: cyh:Cyan8802_3859 OpcA protein~PFAM: Glucose-6-phosphate dehydrogenase subunit; Peptidoglycan-binding domain 1 protein~SPTR: OpcA protein;~TIGRFAM: OpcA protein): MTTTPLVSLQAPKDVDLDYIDRELRQIWQTYTGNSEGLAATRASTFSFLVYEPEPTQPLLAALGFYTGPVDGIAGPRTTSAIKAAQKEYDFEVTGVSSADLLARLQQEYEAVEAEGKVNLRDQSILKQYSPDVEGAGIADAIASVNPCRIITLCPTTGEDRGVKAQVSAYCPVNKRSSNSLICCEYINVTGVSSALERIGGVISELMIPELPKYVWWKAGIDTDYSLFQRLQSECDRLIIDSSTFVEPTAELERIAQFLAQDTPIIDLNWARIAPWQELTAEAFDPPERRSAIWEVDEVVVDYEKGNKTQALMYLGWLASRLNWQPVDYSNETGDYDITKIRFLSPEGKEINTELAGVPLADWGDILGDLISLKLSSTNLQADCCTVLCSNTTGCMRMEAGGGAQACRIQQVTSLADQDTEHLLSQQLQAGGKDTLYRESMDVTAQILALKK, encoded by the coding sequence ATGACTACTACTCCTTTAGTTTCTTTACAAGCGCCTAAAGATGTTGATCTCGATTACATTGACCGTGAGTTAAGGCAAATTTGGCAAACTTATACGGGCAATAGTGAAGGATTGGCGGCCACTAGGGCTTCTACGTTCAGTTTTTTGGTTTATGAGCCTGAGCCTACTCAGCCTCTTTTGGCGGCGTTGGGTTTTTATACTGGGCCTGTGGATGGTATCGCTGGTCCTCGTACCACTTCTGCTATTAAAGCGGCTCAAAAGGAATATGATTTTGAGGTGACGGGGGTTTCTAGTGCTGATTTATTAGCTCGTTTGCAGCAAGAATACGAAGCTGTTGAGGCGGAGGGCAAAGTTAATTTACGGGATCAATCTATTCTCAAGCAGTATTCTCCTGATGTGGAGGGGGCTGGAATAGCAGATGCGATCGCCTCTGTGAATCCCTGTAGAATTATTACTTTATGCCCCACCACAGGTGAAGATAGGGGGGTAAAAGCTCAGGTATCCGCCTATTGCCCTGTGAATAAGCGTTCTTCCAATAGCTTGATCTGCTGTGAATATATCAATGTTACGGGGGTTTCTTCTGCCCTCGAGCGCATCGGGGGGGTAATTTCAGAGTTAATGATTCCTGAGTTGCCTAAATATGTCTGGTGGAAGGCCGGTATCGATACTGATTATAGTTTATTTCAACGGTTACAATCAGAGTGCGATCGCCTCATAATTGACTCTAGCACCTTTGTAGAACCCACCGCCGAATTAGAACGTATCGCTCAATTCCTGGCCCAAGATACCCCCATTATCGACCTCAACTGGGCGCGAATTGCCCCATGGCAAGAGCTAACCGCCGAAGCATTTGATCCCCCAGAGCGTCGTAGTGCCATCTGGGAAGTGGATGAGGTGGTTGTGGATTACGAAAAAGGCAATAAAACTCAAGCCCTTATGTATCTGGGTTGGTTAGCCAGTCGCCTAAATTGGCAACCAGTGGATTACAGCAACGAAACAGGGGATTATGACATCACCAAAATTAGGTTTCTTAGTCCTGAAGGAAAAGAAATCAATACCGAACTTGCAGGAGTGCCTTTGGCTGATTGGGGCGACATTCTAGGGGATTTAATCAGTCTCAAATTGAGTTCCACCAATCTTCAAGCCGATTGTTGTACGGTTTTATGCTCTAACACCACGGGCTGTATGCGCATGGAAGCAGGGGGAGGCGCCCAAGCCTGTCGTATTCAACAGGTAACATCTTTGGCAGATCAAGATACGGAACATCTTTTAAGTCAACAGCTACAAGCAGGGGGCAAAGATACCTTATATCGTGAGAGTATGGATGTTACCGCTCAGATTTTGGCTTTGAAGAAATAA